Genomic segment of Salvia hispanica cultivar TCC Black 2014 chromosome 2, UniMelb_Shisp_WGS_1.0, whole genome shotgun sequence:
CAGCTTTCCGCAAGGTGTATTGTTCATAGATATGTTTACAAGTTTCAACATTAAGCTGTTCTGATAATAATGTTAATCTGTGGTATATTTTTGTTGCTCTTTGTGTGTGATTTCTATATCCGAATCTTGACATTATACCGGCGGATCAAGCCAACTGATGAAGATATGGAAAAGCTACCTTAAGACGGCTTGTTGCTTCGATTTCACCTTTAGCTCAACACGCAACAATTCTTAAACCTCTAGATTTTCTTGTAGAAATGAAAACATGCTCCTGTTTGATACAAATTCTAACTTACATATGCAAAGCTTTCAAGCATTTAAGTTCGCGAGGACTTGCTTTATCCACTGTTAATATGAATCAGTATGACGAAGCTAGCTATATCTGTGTTTGTATGCTCTGCGGAAACGAGATTTTTCAGTTTCTTTCTATTAATCCCGTTCGACTATATATCGAGTTAACTATATCTGTGTTTGCAGATATAGATTGAATTCCCATATTACTGGAATGATTTGATGCAAAGGGATGATCAAAAACAcctaattttgttatattcatATTCTAGGAGTTCTTTTGTAGTACCTAGCTCTACCATTTTAGATGTTCATGTGATGTTGCTAACAATGATTCTTAGTAGTGTTTCACAAACTTCTAAAGCTGTTTGCAGAGACATACATGGATAAGAAGATCATGATGATTGATGTGGACTGTGCACATGTGTATTTAACAAATTGGTATGGCTTTGAATCATTTTTCTCTACAAAAGCAGataattcatgtcaatatTTGGTACGACAAAtcacacaaattaaaataaggcCTCCAATTAAAAGTCAATTTTAGTCCAAAATACAAATTGGGctcaaaacattcactttttgaaaaacgggtacataacaaatgaaaatatcgCTGaagtagtcatttttatagtCCATTCTTTcaacaaaatgaaatcataCATGTATGTCTTTTTATCTAAAACGTGTCGcttaatttggaatttaatcaaaattaggAAAACGAGCTTTAATTAATCACTTATCTCCCTCTACTAGACTCACTAAAGTGTCAGTCGCGACTCCCGagtaaaaattagtaaagaaaATCTGAAACAGAAAGCGCAAAATAATTCCTTCTTTGACGAAAACGAAATGCGTAATTGATGATCTTCACAAATTTGATCTAAATGCTTCATCATGTTCGTAGCTTCTCTCCCATCGGTATTAATTTCTCTTCCCCCTACTTAATTAAGCAATCAAAATTCctagtaatagtaatattttttccattggAAGAAgatttaatttgtagtctTCGTTTCAGTGTTTTCAGTGTTTAATGAACTTCGCCTACTGAATAATCGGGTTTTAGCtttgataatttgtttatCTGCTTTACTGATCATCGTTCTCTGCTTTGCCTGATGCAATTTGGCGGCTGTCAAAGCTAATCGGAATGTGGAATGAAATTTAGGTTTcttaaaagttaaatgaaATCGATTCACATTTATTGGGGGACTTATTTTCTAGGTGaaggttttcaaatttggaGAAGCGTTTAGGATATTGTATCTCTTGTTTGTAGCTAGAATGAATGAAGACTGATTAGTTGATGGTGTGCAAGCGCTTGCATGCCTAGTAATGGCTGGGTGTAAATTGTAGTTGGCAGCACAATAATCTAACTCATATAGCAGAATGCATTGGGCTGAGAAGAATCCCTTTCAATTTGGATactgaaatttgaaatatgtttCCTAATTGATTTTGATACTACTTAGCACAAATGGTCTTAGTGTGGAGAATAGGTACTTGAAAGAAAGAGTGTTCTACATGTTTTACGAACTCGTGATGACATTAAGTTGCGGTTGTTTAAATTTCTTATAAGACACACAACACATTGAATCCAACTTTATGTGAAAAGGAGTTGCTACAGGACTCCATTCATTTCTGACAGATGGGTAGACAAAAGACCTGTTTCTCATTTTAGTTGAATTTATTGTAAACTTCTTGTATCCCTGACCCCCGGCTGGTAATGCTTTTACATTATCATCGAACTCTTACGtgtgattttttataattcaagTTTTACAACTTCGATGCTACTGTTACATATATGTAACTTGTAAGACGCCCATCACCTTGGTTCTTTCTGTAGTTGAGTCATGGCCGCGttgtcttcttttttctttttttgcttGTATTTTAGGACTAGCAGCATAAGCTCATGTGCATCAACAATTAAACCTCAGAGACGATCAGGGGATTTCCTTCtgtttgaaaatttcatttctaataagaaaataaagacaaaaatCTGTTCTATGGAATCCCAGGATTCAGCAATGAATGACCAGCAAAGTGACATGCGATCTGATTCCAGTGTAGTTGTACAACCAGTTGCTGGTGCAGCGTGGAGGTATGTGAACACTTTTCATCTGTAACATTCAATTCCTCTCTACCTGAACAGCTTTATTTCCCCTCTGTCCTGAGTCATCAAGAATAGGTTAAGGTTAGGTTGTGCTTTACATAGCCTTCCTAACAACTGCTGGTTATCTTCTGAGCAGAGGGAGGTTTAGTATCCCCTGTCTAAATTTAGACATCCATGTAGCTGCTCATGTCTCCAGTAAAGCATGCTTGAAAGTATCGGAGGTAGCCAGTACAATGCCCAAGTCATTATGCTTGGAAATGGTTCCACGTATTGATACATGGCCAGCATCCTTTAAAGGTTCACCACCTACTGAACACAGTATCGcgctctttttcttttctaaggGAAGGTAGGAGAAGCAGATTTAAGTACATACTGGTTGTTCCTTCATTGTTTCTCCTATTTACATGCAAGTGTTGCGCAGAGATGAAGAAGTTCTTGATAACCTGGTGACTCATGCAATCTGCACGGACTTTGCTCTCAAATCAATGATAGGAGAAGCAGAGTTGCTAATATTTACTTCAGTTCAACTGCCACAGAACCGTCACAGTGAGTCCATGACCATTTGTTTACAGGGAATTATACCTTTTTCTAATGAGTTTGGTTCTCTTGAATTTGCAGGATTGCAGGAGAAACCTTATTTCTGGGGAGTTTTCAGGGGACAGCAAGGTTCTGTTTCTCCTCAATCTGATTATGTGCATGGTCAAACGTTATCTCCAAACTCAGGCTACCCCAAGAGCTTTAACTTGAAGGGTTGTCCCGGAACCTTTCCAAGCAAGAACAGTCCTTGTAAGTCTATAAGAAAGGAATTAAGGAATATATCCTAGATACCATGATTACCATTGCTAATCAGGCTGTTCAACAAGCATAATGGCATATTCTTTCACGTTCATCAGTCCAGTAGTTCCTTGACTAGCAAGGATAGAACCTTATAAGGTTTCATATGCATCTGAGAAAGTTGTAGTATTTGTGTAACTGCAAAAAGAGTATATGGCATCTgatgattattttgttaatagtGTTAAATTGCTAAGTTTTTCTCACACTGTTGCATTACTCACACACACTACAAACTTTACTTCCCAAATACTGTTGTATAAGATGAGTAGGATTGCAATAACCTAGAAGCTAAAGCAGTTGACTATCttgtttgacttttttttttcttacttaaGTTACCTGTTTTAGAGTTACTTTCTTCTAATAGTTGTCCATTATATGCCGAAACACTTGATGGAATTGTGAAAGTCTAATGCCACTTATTTTCTTACAAATGCTATGGGGGGATTAGTAACACAATCATCTAAAGCTGATAGAAGAGGAAGACGTTTAGATGATGCTTGGCAACATGCCAAGCCATTGGACTTACTAAGACAAAAGGCAGAGTGCCGGTATTGTGGTTTTGTTTCTTCACATGGGGGCATTTCACGCCTTAAGGCACATTTAGGGGGAGGCAGCCCTGGACTCCGCCTACCAAGCTGCGAGAATGTGTCTCTTGAAGTGAAAAAGGACATGGCTGAGTGGTTTAGTGAATGggtaaaaaatacaaaagccCTTTGGACGAAAGCAATTAGAGGTATGGCTCAAGATAGATTCAGCTCTGTAAGTTTCTTACCATATTCTAGAATCATAAGTAATTTTGCCAAGGAAAATCGATCCACTATGCTATTCAAATGATATCATTCAGGCATTCcttttgagttttaaaaaacttaaatattttgtgttatCCCTTTGGCTGATTCACCTAGTTTGTTGTCTAGACTGGTTGGATCGAGAGAGATTTCTAAGTAACTGGATAAGTCCATCTGTACTGATAAAGTTGCACATTTAGTGtctaaattcataaaaaaatgatgtttGCAGATACAAGGTTCTGAACTACATTACTGAGAAAGATCTCCGAGGAAATTGTTTGTTgctttttttgtgtgtgtatgtaCAACTCTGTGTGTGTATGAATAAGTCATATATGTTCTAGGTACCGTGATTTAGAAATTTAGTTATATTCAGTCAAAATCTAACTTCTGATATTTTCACGTTACCgtttctccttctccttccaTGAAGTTACTTTGTCAGGTGAAactatcaaatcaaattttgatgtatCATACAGATAGTAAACGGAAGCTCCCTTTAAATAAGTCAGAACGGGAATGACCAGAGGGAAGatatattgaatttgatgTTTGAAATTATAGCAAAATCAGATTAAGGATGAAAATCACTGAAAGTAAAGAACTCTGGTGACACTAGCAAAAGGAGGTGTGAGATCATTTCCAACTTATCCTTGAGATAGGGCCCACACCCCTTTCAGAGATTACTGATAAGAGCTTAGGGTATTCTTGCAGACTTTATGTAGTTCTTTCACTGATTCTTATAACTGAGCACAGTTAAAGTAACTTAACTACTGCTAAATCACTTGCTAATGCCTATTTGCATGTTCTAAAGTTTATGGAGCCTCAACAGCGTTACACCCTAATATATTCTGTTTTCCGTTTCTTTCTGCTGTATGTGCTCTGGGGTGATGATGGGTATCAGCAGAATCTGCAGGATATGTTGATAAAAGGGGAGTAGTGTCTTGCTATGCTTCTCAGGGACGTGCTAAGCCAATAGATGTACCGTTTCAGCTGACAGATTGCAAATATCCAGGCGATGAATCTTTGCCTGGAGGTATTTTACATCATAAGGTACATTTAGGTGGAGGATCAAAAATGCAGCAGGAGGATTGGTATAAGTTGTCACCTGAAATAAAAGGAAGCATGTCTGATTGGGTAAAAGATTTGGCAGCCTCTAGGACGAAAAAATCCAAaggtatatataatttttgcaattgtgctaatttctcttttcatctactatttaatactcctatgaCCGTCCAGGGAAACTCAATGTTCAGTATGcatatgtttaattgattttcgAGCCTAGATAATATACATAGACTATTTTTTCTGTCATTAGGATCTCTCCAATCCTACCCTTTCAATTGAATATGAATGAACTAAAGCATGTTATTATCTAGTAAATATTGGATTAACCAGTACTATTATTATCCAGGCTAATCCTCAATAGTAAATGCTCCGTGAAAGTATTATTTATCTGACTAAATTTCAGAAGTGTGATGATGCCTGGTCAGGCTTTTCCTCTAAATCTAATGGATTGTGAATGCATAATTGCAGCAGCTGGTGAACAACCTGAGAGAAGGGGAAGACCGCTAGATGATGCTTGGGGCCATGCAAAGCCATTGGACGATGCTAGGCAAAAGACAAGGTGCAATCATTGTGGCTTTGTTTCGACTTATGGGGGCATTTCACGTTTAAAGGCCCATTTGGGTGGAGGATCTCCTCAAATGCAGCTGCAAAGTTGCCCTCAGGTTCCATTAGAAGTTAAGAGAGTTATGGAACAATGGTTCAGTGAGTGGTCAAAAAACTCAGCAGCTGCTTGGACACGGAACTCTAATGGTAAGTTTCAGAAATTCATGATACTGCAATATTATGTGAAAGCTCTACTTATCACTGATTCACTGCAAATAGTATGGTGAAAGTTCTATTTGTGCTATTAGCAACTCCTGGCAGACCTTCCAAGAGGAGCAAGCTAGATGATGCATGGGAACATGCTATGCAGCTTGATGAAACAGGAGAGGCTTTAAGGTGCAAGCATTGTGGTTTTGTTTCTAAATGTGGAGGAATTGCTCGGTTGAGGGCTCATCTGAGTGGAGGTGATCGCACAATGCAGGTGGAATGTTGCCCTAATGTATCTCCTGAAATTAGAAATTTGATGGCTTCCGGGAAAAAGAAACTCAAGAAAAACTCGGAAGGTGTACCCCGGGTGACCTTTGCAGGCGCATTTGAAGGTAAGGTTCTGTTGCAAGTTAAACCTTGCGTCACTTGAAAAAGTAATTACTGATTCGATTGTGCTCTTGCTATTTACAGGGATCCCGAGGACATCAAGCGAATTGCAATCTGCTGACAAGAAACGCTTCGTTCTCGAAGAAACTCTCGATGAGATCTCGAATACAGGTGTGAGAGGGAGACTGAAAAGATTAATAGAAGCAAAGAATGCAAAGGTGGAAGAGATGCAATTTGAAGTGAGTTCACTTCAGATGCAGTTAGCTTCAATGCCATAGCAGTCAGGCAACATCTTCTTATATATGTAGGCTAATATGACGACTACCTAGACCTAGTAACTTTGTACgataaaatatgtcaaaaggaaaaaaagtttGCCAGTGTTCCATATCAAATTGTTGGGGGTTGTGTCTGTGTGCTGCAGTGGTGTGATggctatttattttcttttctcatctTTTAGCATGTTCATATAAACTGGAGCTCTATGTATTTGTGGTtcagtttctttttttagt
This window contains:
- the LOC125208675 gene encoding uncharacterized protein LOC125208675 isoform X1, whose translation is MFVASLPSDSAMNDQQSDMRSDSSVVVQPVAGAAWRGRFSIPCLNLDIHVAAHVSSKACLKVSEVASTMPKSLCLEMVPRIDTWPASFKGSPPTEHSIALFFFSKGRDEEVLDNLVTHAICTDFALKSMIGEAELLIFTSVQLPQNRHRLQEKPYFWGVFRGQQGSVSPQSDYVHGQTLSPNSGYPKSFNLKGCPGTFPSKNSPLTQSSKADRRGRRLDDAWQHAKPLDLLRQKAECRYCGFVSSHGGISRLKAHLGGGSPGLRLPSCENVSLEVKKDMAEWFSEWVKNTKALWTKAIRAESAGYVDKRGVVSCYASQGRAKPIDVPFQLTDCKYPGDESLPGGILHHKVHLGGGSKMQQEDWYKLSPEIKGSMSDWVKDLAASRTKKSKAAGEQPERRGRPLDDAWGHAKPLDDARQKTRCNHCGFVSTYGGISRLKAHLGGGSPQMQLQSCPQVPLEVKRVMEQWFSEWSKNSAAAWTRNSNATPGRPSKRSKLDDAWEHAMQLDETGEALRCKHCGFVSKCGGIARLRAHLSGGDRTMQVECCPNVSPEIRNLMASGKKKLKKNSEGVPRVTFAGAFEGIPRTSSELQSADKKRFVLEETLDEISNTGVRGRLKRLIEAKNAKVEEMQFEVSSLQMQLASMP
- the LOC125208675 gene encoding uncharacterized protein LOC125208675 isoform X3, which produces MFVASLPSDSAMNDQQSDMRSDSSVVVQPVAGAAWRGRFSIPCLNLDIHVAAHVSSKACLKVSEVASTMPKSLCLEMVPRIDTWPASFKGSPPTEHSIALFFFSKGRDEEVLDNLVTHAICTDFALKSMIGEAELLIFTSVQLPQNRHRLQEKPYFWGVFRGQQGSVSPQSDYVHGQTLSPNSGYPKSFNLKGCPGTFPSKNSPLTQSSKADRRGRRLDDAWQHAKPLDLLRQKAECRYCGFVSSHGGISRLKAHLGGGSPGLRLPSCENVSLEVKKDMAEWFSEWVKNTKALWTKAIRAESAGYVDKRGVVSCYASQGRAKPIDVPFQLTDCKYPGDESLPGGILHHKVHLGGGSKMQQEDWYKLSPEIKGSMSDWVKDLAASRTKKSKAGEQPERRGRPLDDAWGHAKPLDDARQKTRCNHCGFVSTYGGISRLKAHLGGGSPQMQLQSCPQVPLEVKRVMEQWFSEWSKNSAAAWTRNSNATPGRPSKRSKLDDAWEHAMQLDETGEALRCKHCGFVSKCGGIARLRAHLSGGDRTMQVECCPNVSPEIRNLMASGKKKLKKNSEGVPRVTFAGAFEGIPRTSSELQSADKKRFVLEETLDEISNTGVRGRLKRLIEAKNAKVEEMQFEVSSLQMQLASMP
- the LOC125208675 gene encoding uncharacterized protein LOC125208675 isoform X2; protein product: MFVASLPSDSAMNDQQSDMRSDSSVVVQPVAGAAWRGRFSIPCLNLDIHVAAHVSSKACLKVSEVASTMPKSLCLEMVPRIDTWPASFKGSPPTEHSIALFFFSKGRDEEVLDNLVTHAICTDFALKSMIGEAELLIFTSVQLPQNRHRLQEKPYFWGVFRGQQGSVSPQSDYVHGQTLSPNSGYPKSFNLKGCPGTFPSKNSPLTQSSKADRRGRRLDDAWQHAKPLDLLRQKAECRYCGFVSSHGGISRLKAHLGGGSPGLRLPSCENVSLEVKKDMAEWFSEWVKNTKALWTKAIRESAGYVDKRGVVSCYASQGRAKPIDVPFQLTDCKYPGDESLPGGILHHKVHLGGGSKMQQEDWYKLSPEIKGSMSDWVKDLAASRTKKSKAAGEQPERRGRPLDDAWGHAKPLDDARQKTRCNHCGFVSTYGGISRLKAHLGGGSPQMQLQSCPQVPLEVKRVMEQWFSEWSKNSAAAWTRNSNATPGRPSKRSKLDDAWEHAMQLDETGEALRCKHCGFVSKCGGIARLRAHLSGGDRTMQVECCPNVSPEIRNLMASGKKKLKKNSEGVPRVTFAGAFEGIPRTSSELQSADKKRFVLEETLDEISNTGVRGRLKRLIEAKNAKVEEMQFEVSSLQMQLASMP
- the LOC125208675 gene encoding uncharacterized protein LOC125208675 isoform X4 yields the protein MFVASLPSDSAMNDQQSDMRSDSSVVVQPVAGAAWRGRFSIPCLNLDIHVAAHVSSKACLKVSEVASTMPKSLCLEMVPRIDTWPASFKGSPPTEHSIALFFFSKGRDEEVLDNLVTHAICTDFALKSMIGEAELLIFTSVQLPQNRHRLQEKPYFWGVFRGQQGSVSPQSDYVHGQTLSPNSGYPKSFNLKGCPGTFPSKNSPSESAGYVDKRGVVSCYASQGRAKPIDVPFQLTDCKYPGDESLPGGILHHKVHLGGGSKMQQEDWYKLSPEIKGSMSDWVKDLAASRTKKSKAAGEQPERRGRPLDDAWGHAKPLDDARQKTRCNHCGFVSTYGGISRLKAHLGGGSPQMQLQSCPQVPLEVKRVMEQWFSEWSKNSAAAWTRNSNATPGRPSKRSKLDDAWEHAMQLDETGEALRCKHCGFVSKCGGIARLRAHLSGGDRTMQVECCPNVSPEIRNLMASGKKKLKKNSEGVPRVTFAGAFEGIPRTSSELQSADKKRFVLEETLDEISNTGVRGRLKRLIEAKNAKVEEMQFEVSSLQMQLASMP